A genomic stretch from Eretmochelys imbricata isolate rEreImb1 chromosome 24, rEreImb1.hap1, whole genome shotgun sequence includes:
- the PBXIP1 gene encoding pre-B-cell leukemia transcription factor-interacting protein 1 isoform X2 yields MAENSDSRDSDNSWGFPVETVGPELGAATQTPADEEPAGHTVPKGHHTEASASPGKKSEGSQLNTSPCPEEAEFKDSEEYPRETPSPAASPRPGALGHEAPEIQAQEGPGSEGPKLGSDTNTPGSAPTGRAGEPQEEGSSSEDDAAGLHRQQPQDSRQAPWGPAERRGAEAASDGESGLRVNSCLLGVLALLGIGLLAFSGAIYDPGDGPIESMDPRDIPDGEQQPLAAGMKDWLQQPPLDTAGDPQSLHSMSLLLDKLAKENQDIRLMQAELQAQKDELQALLQKSEGEKASVGSQQQSLAGENARLHQALQQAAEAHRSAQAELRELREQLQGLEQEGAAQTPRPREGLAAERPPEEQLLPQELARQRGLLGSVRRELEEALQRAQGSGGTERLRVELASVEQRLAQELQRAESWEQTDSGGRGGEGRGATEPSRPPWLEPPKADRKEGGWHKRQETRAERRRRHGDPGGRERREQDGAKPPKRQEQPEPHRRQGLRDARPAKDQNGQRRAGGGKGACQRPHEHNVFWEPPRLQRYRAPQGCTGVAGCARQEGLELFGAELASVQKGQFLRLLKGYMARLGWGQHFAGLAARLDARLDGAFAHDHLRFRHVVEEVEELLEELAEQEQGNEEAADDFEEYVLQRYGGDGFARKERARRRAKQQSKERRGHGPPRDRDGPRGKENSPPDKG; encoded by the exons ATGGCTGAGAACTCGGACTCGCGGGACTCGGATAACAGCTGG GGTTTTCCTGTGGAAACCGTGGGCCCAGAGCTGGGCGCAGCCACCCAGACACCCGCAGATGAGGAGCCAGCAGGACACACCGTCCCCAAGGGGCACCACACCGAGG CCAGCGCCTCTCCAGGCAAGAAGAGTGAAGGCTCCCAGCTGAACACGTCCCCCTGTCCTGAGGAGGCTGAGTTCAAG GACTCTGAGGAGTATCCCCGGGAGACCCCAAGCCCAGCAGCCTCCCCCAGGCCTGGCGCTCTGGGCCACGAGGCGCCAGAGATCCAGGCGCAGGAAGGGCCAGGCTCTGAGGGCCCCAAGCTGGGCTCTGACACCAACACCCCAGGCTCCGCGCCCACTGGCAGAGCAG GGGAGCCgcaggaggaggggagcagcAGCGAGGATGATGCCGCGGGTCTGCACCGGCAGCAGCCGCAGGACTCACGCCAGGCCCCGTGGGGCCCTGCCGAGCGCCGTGGGGCCGAGGCAGCCAGTGACGGGGAGAGCGGGCTCCGTGTGAATTCATGCCTTCTGGGCGTGCTGGCGCTCCTGGGCATCGGGCTCCTGGCCTTCTCTG GTGCCATCTACGACCCTGGGGATG GCCCCATAGAGAGCATGGATCCCAGGGACATCCCAGATGGGGAGCAGCAGCCACTGGCTGCTGGCATGAAG GACTGGCTGCAGCAGCCCCCGCTGGACACGGCTGGGgacccccagagcctgcactccatgAGCCTGCTTCTGGACAAGCTGGCCAAGGAGAACCAGGACATCCGGCTCATGCAGGCGGAGCTGCAG GCGCAGAAGGACGagctccaggccctgctgcagaAGAGCGAGGGGGAGAAGGCGTCGGTcggctcccagcagcagagcctggcAGGGGAGAACGCGCGGCTCCACCAGGCGCTGCAGCAGGCGGCCGAGGCTCACCGCTCCGCCCAGGCCGAGCTGcgggagctgcgggagcagctgcagggcctggagcaggAGGGCGCGGCCCAGACCCCGCGGCCGagggaggggctggctgcagagcgACCCCCCgaggagcagctgctgccccaggagctggccAGGCAGCGTGGGCTGCTGGGCTCTGTGCGGCGGGAGCTGGAGGAGGCCCTGCAGCGAGCCCAGGGCTCGGGCGGGACGGAGCGGCTGCGGGTGGAGCTGGCCAGTGTGGAGCAGCGGCTGGCACAGGAGCTGCAGCGGGCggagagctgggaacagaccgACAGCGGGGGGCGCGGCGGGGAAGGCAGAGGGGCCACGGAGCCATCCCGCCCCCCCTGGCTGGAGCCACCCAAAGCTGAcaggaaggagggtgggtggCACAAGAGGCAGGAGACCAGAGCGGAGCGGAGGCGCCGGCATGGGGAcccggggggcagggagaggagggagcaggaTGGTGCCAAGCCCCCGAAGCGCCAGgagcagcccgagccccacaggCGCCAGGGGCTGCGGGACGCCAGGCCGGCCAAGGACCAGAACGGGCAGCGTCGGGCGGGCGGTGGGAAGGGGGCGTGCCAGAGGCCCCACGAGCACAACGTCTTCTGGGAGCCGCCCCGGCTGCAGCGGTACCGGGCGCCCCAGGGCTGCACCGGCGTGGCCGGCTGCGCCCGCCAGGAGGGGCTGGAGCTGTTTGGGGCCGAGCTGGCATCGGTGCAGAAGGGGCAGTTCCTGCGGCTGCTGAAGGGCTACATGgcccggctgggctgggggcagcacttcgcggggctggcagcccggcTCGACGCCCGGCTCGACGGCGCCTTCGCCCACGACCACCTGCGCTTCCGCCACGTcgtggaggaggtggaggagctgctggaggagctggcggagcaggagcagggcaacGAGGAGGCGGCCGATGACTTCGAGGAGTATGTGCTGCAGCGTTACGGCGGGGACGG CTTTGCCAGGAAGGAGAGAGCGCGGCGGCGGGCGAAGCAGCAGAGCAAGGAGCGCCGTGGGCACGGCCCCCCGCGGGACAGGGACGGCCCCCGCGGGAAGGAGAACAGCCCGCCAGACAAAGGCTAG
- the PMVK gene encoding phosphomevalonate kinase isoform X1, protein MAGLPRLVLLLSGKRKSGKDFVAEEIQNRLGPDVCAILQLSGPLKEQYAKEHGLDFQRLLDASDYKETYRKDMIRWGEEKRNTDPGFFCRIVVEGVTQPVWVVSDTRRLSDVEWFQDVYGAAVQLVRVVATEETRKRRNWVFIVGVDNAESECGLDQGVTFDWVITNDGDELSLDSQLEKLLHFIYSKL, encoded by the exons ATGGCCGGGCTCCCGcggctggtgctgctgctgagcGGCAAGAGGAAGTCGGGCAAGGACTTCGTGGCGGAGGAAATCCAGAACCG GTTGGGGCCAGATGTCTGCGCCATCCTCCAGCTGTCGGGACCCCTCAAGGAGCAGTATGCCAAG gagcACGGGCTGGATTTCCAGCGGCTGCTGGACGCCAGCGATTACAAAGAGACCTACCGGAAGGACATGATccgctggggggaggagaaacgCAACACAGACCCGGGCTTCTTCTGCAGGATCGTGGTGGAGGGTGTAACGCAGCCCGTTTGG GTGGTGAGTGACACCCGGCGCCTGTCGGACGTGGAGTGGTTCCAGGACGTGTACGGGGCCGCGGTGCAGCTGGTGCGGGTGGTCGCGACAGAGGagacgaggaagaggaggaactggGTGTTCATAGTGG GGGTGGACAACGCAGAGTCCGAGTGCGGCCTGGACCAGGGCGTGACCTTCGACTGGGTCATCACCAACGACGGGGACGAGCTCTCCCTGGACAGCCAGCTGGAGAAGCTGCTGCACTTCATCTACAGCAAATTATAG
- the PMVK gene encoding phosphomevalonate kinase isoform X2 → MVCPGRAHVRCAAGVSEPHGRAPAAGAAAERQEEVGQGLRGGGNPEPEHGLDFQRLLDASDYKETYRKDMIRWGEEKRNTDPGFFCRIVVEGVTQPVWVVSDTRRLSDVEWFQDVYGAAVQLVRVVATEETRKRRNWVFIVGVDNAESECGLDQGVTFDWVITNDGDELSLDSQLEKLLHFIYSKL, encoded by the exons ATGGTCTGTCCCGGGCGGGCCCACGTGCGCTGCGCGGCGGGGGTGTCCGAGCCCCATGGCCGGGCTCCCGcggctggtgctgctgctgagcGGCAAGAGGAAGTCGGGCAAGGACTTCGTGGCGGAGGAAATCCAGAACCG gagcACGGGCTGGATTTCCAGCGGCTGCTGGACGCCAGCGATTACAAAGAGACCTACCGGAAGGACATGATccgctggggggaggagaaacgCAACACAGACCCGGGCTTCTTCTGCAGGATCGTGGTGGAGGGTGTAACGCAGCCCGTTTGG GTGGTGAGTGACACCCGGCGCCTGTCGGACGTGGAGTGGTTCCAGGACGTGTACGGGGCCGCGGTGCAGCTGGTGCGGGTGGTCGCGACAGAGGagacgaggaagaggaggaactggGTGTTCATAGTGG GGGTGGACAACGCAGAGTCCGAGTGCGGCCTGGACCAGGGCGTGACCTTCGACTGGGTCATCACCAACGACGGGGACGAGCTCTCCCTGGACAGCCAGCTGGAGAAGCTGCTGCACTTCATCTACAGCAAATTATAG
- the PBXIP1 gene encoding pre-B-cell leukemia transcription factor-interacting protein 1 isoform X1: MAENSDSRDSDNSWVIAGSGGFPVETVGPELGAATQTPADEEPAGHTVPKGHHTEASASPGKKSEGSQLNTSPCPEEAEFKDSEEYPRETPSPAASPRPGALGHEAPEIQAQEGPGSEGPKLGSDTNTPGSAPTGRAGEPQEEGSSSEDDAAGLHRQQPQDSRQAPWGPAERRGAEAASDGESGLRVNSCLLGVLALLGIGLLAFSGAIYDPGDGPIESMDPRDIPDGEQQPLAAGMKDWLQQPPLDTAGDPQSLHSMSLLLDKLAKENQDIRLMQAELQAQKDELQALLQKSEGEKASVGSQQQSLAGENARLHQALQQAAEAHRSAQAELRELREQLQGLEQEGAAQTPRPREGLAAERPPEEQLLPQELARQRGLLGSVRRELEEALQRAQGSGGTERLRVELASVEQRLAQELQRAESWEQTDSGGRGGEGRGATEPSRPPWLEPPKADRKEGGWHKRQETRAERRRRHGDPGGRERREQDGAKPPKRQEQPEPHRRQGLRDARPAKDQNGQRRAGGGKGACQRPHEHNVFWEPPRLQRYRAPQGCTGVAGCARQEGLELFGAELASVQKGQFLRLLKGYMARLGWGQHFAGLAARLDARLDGAFAHDHLRFRHVVEEVEELLEELAEQEQGNEEAADDFEEYVLQRYGGDGFARKERARRRAKQQSKERRGHGPPRDRDGPRGKENSPPDKG; this comes from the exons ATGGCTGAGAACTCGGACTCGCGGGACTCGGATAACAGCTGGGTGATCGCAGGCTCCGGG GGTTTTCCTGTGGAAACCGTGGGCCCAGAGCTGGGCGCAGCCACCCAGACACCCGCAGATGAGGAGCCAGCAGGACACACCGTCCCCAAGGGGCACCACACCGAGG CCAGCGCCTCTCCAGGCAAGAAGAGTGAAGGCTCCCAGCTGAACACGTCCCCCTGTCCTGAGGAGGCTGAGTTCAAG GACTCTGAGGAGTATCCCCGGGAGACCCCAAGCCCAGCAGCCTCCCCCAGGCCTGGCGCTCTGGGCCACGAGGCGCCAGAGATCCAGGCGCAGGAAGGGCCAGGCTCTGAGGGCCCCAAGCTGGGCTCTGACACCAACACCCCAGGCTCCGCGCCCACTGGCAGAGCAG GGGAGCCgcaggaggaggggagcagcAGCGAGGATGATGCCGCGGGTCTGCACCGGCAGCAGCCGCAGGACTCACGCCAGGCCCCGTGGGGCCCTGCCGAGCGCCGTGGGGCCGAGGCAGCCAGTGACGGGGAGAGCGGGCTCCGTGTGAATTCATGCCTTCTGGGCGTGCTGGCGCTCCTGGGCATCGGGCTCCTGGCCTTCTCTG GTGCCATCTACGACCCTGGGGATG GCCCCATAGAGAGCATGGATCCCAGGGACATCCCAGATGGGGAGCAGCAGCCACTGGCTGCTGGCATGAAG GACTGGCTGCAGCAGCCCCCGCTGGACACGGCTGGGgacccccagagcctgcactccatgAGCCTGCTTCTGGACAAGCTGGCCAAGGAGAACCAGGACATCCGGCTCATGCAGGCGGAGCTGCAG GCGCAGAAGGACGagctccaggccctgctgcagaAGAGCGAGGGGGAGAAGGCGTCGGTcggctcccagcagcagagcctggcAGGGGAGAACGCGCGGCTCCACCAGGCGCTGCAGCAGGCGGCCGAGGCTCACCGCTCCGCCCAGGCCGAGCTGcgggagctgcgggagcagctgcagggcctggagcaggAGGGCGCGGCCCAGACCCCGCGGCCGagggaggggctggctgcagagcgACCCCCCgaggagcagctgctgccccaggagctggccAGGCAGCGTGGGCTGCTGGGCTCTGTGCGGCGGGAGCTGGAGGAGGCCCTGCAGCGAGCCCAGGGCTCGGGCGGGACGGAGCGGCTGCGGGTGGAGCTGGCCAGTGTGGAGCAGCGGCTGGCACAGGAGCTGCAGCGGGCggagagctgggaacagaccgACAGCGGGGGGCGCGGCGGGGAAGGCAGAGGGGCCACGGAGCCATCCCGCCCCCCCTGGCTGGAGCCACCCAAAGCTGAcaggaaggagggtgggtggCACAAGAGGCAGGAGACCAGAGCGGAGCGGAGGCGCCGGCATGGGGAcccggggggcagggagaggagggagcaggaTGGTGCCAAGCCCCCGAAGCGCCAGgagcagcccgagccccacaggCGCCAGGGGCTGCGGGACGCCAGGCCGGCCAAGGACCAGAACGGGCAGCGTCGGGCGGGCGGTGGGAAGGGGGCGTGCCAGAGGCCCCACGAGCACAACGTCTTCTGGGAGCCGCCCCGGCTGCAGCGGTACCGGGCGCCCCAGGGCTGCACCGGCGTGGCCGGCTGCGCCCGCCAGGAGGGGCTGGAGCTGTTTGGGGCCGAGCTGGCATCGGTGCAGAAGGGGCAGTTCCTGCGGCTGCTGAAGGGCTACATGgcccggctgggctgggggcagcacttcgcggggctggcagcccggcTCGACGCCCGGCTCGACGGCGCCTTCGCCCACGACCACCTGCGCTTCCGCCACGTcgtggaggaggtggaggagctgctggaggagctggcggagcaggagcagggcaacGAGGAGGCGGCCGATGACTTCGAGGAGTATGTGCTGCAGCGTTACGGCGGGGACGG CTTTGCCAGGAAGGAGAGAGCGCGGCGGCGGGCGAAGCAGCAGAGCAAGGAGCGCCGTGGGCACGGCCCCCCGCGGGACAGGGACGGCCCCCGCGGGAAGGAGAACAGCCCGCCAGACAAAGGCTAG